Proteins encoded by one window of Martelella endophytica:
- a CDS encoding Gfo/Idh/MocA family protein — translation MTQSLGYGLIGTGFMGKCHALAYRSATAVFGDVAAPRMEILCDTPEEKAGRFATQFGFQRATSDWRAVIDDPAVDIVSITTPNGMHKEMALAALAAGKHVHLEKPMALTLQDAREMAEAAARAPGRTMVGYNYLHNPAIAHARKLIEEGAIGRPIHFRGLVDEDYQADPDLPWTWRARRADAGLGALGDLGCHLVSLAVLLLGPVASVIAEMQTVHETRKLADSDERRPVENEDVASALLTFESGVNGLFSCSRSAWGRKSRIGLEIHGTKGMITYEQERMNELRLYRNDGTGATQGFTTILTGPAHPPYGEFVPAPGHQLGFNDLKVIEVRSFLKAIADGTLTFPSFADAFHYEAVIHAIAQAAESGARVRPEAA, via the coding sequence ATGACGCAGTCACTCGGCTATGGCCTGATCGGCACGGGCTTCATGGGCAAGTGCCACGCATTGGCCTATCGTTCGGCAACGGCGGTGTTCGGCGATGTCGCCGCACCACGAATGGAGATTCTATGCGATACGCCGGAAGAGAAGGCCGGACGCTTCGCGACGCAGTTCGGCTTTCAGCGTGCGACATCTGACTGGCGGGCGGTGATCGACGATCCCGCCGTCGATATCGTTTCCATCACCACGCCGAACGGCATGCACAAGGAGATGGCGCTGGCGGCCCTTGCCGCCGGCAAGCACGTGCATCTTGAAAAGCCGATGGCGCTGACGCTCCAAGACGCGCGGGAGATGGCCGAAGCCGCAGCACGCGCGCCCGGCCGCACTATGGTCGGCTACAACTACCTCCATAATCCGGCGATTGCCCATGCGCGAAAGCTGATAGAGGAAGGTGCCATCGGCCGGCCGATCCATTTCCGCGGGCTGGTTGACGAGGACTACCAGGCCGATCCGGACCTGCCCTGGACCTGGCGCGCACGCCGTGCGGATGCCGGTCTTGGCGCGCTTGGCGATCTCGGCTGCCATCTCGTCAGCCTCGCCGTCTTGCTGCTGGGCCCGGTCGCGAGCGTCATCGCCGAAATGCAGACCGTGCATGAGACCCGCAAGCTCGCCGACAGCGACGAACGCCGGCCGGTCGAAAACGAGGATGTCGCCTCCGCGCTGCTGACGTTCGAAAGTGGCGTCAACGGCCTGTTTTCCTGCTCGCGCAGCGCCTGGGGTCGCAAGAGCCGGATCGGGCTCGAAATTCATGGCACCAAAGGCATGATCACCTACGAACAGGAGCGCATGAACGAGCTCCGGCTTTATCGCAATGACGGAACGGGCGCGACGCAGGGGTTCACGACCATTCTGACCGGACCGGCGCATCCGCCTTATGGCGAATTCGTGCCGGCGCCCGGTCATCAGCTCGGTTTCAACGACCTGAAGGTGATCGAGGTGCGGTCGTTCCTGAAGGCGATCGCGGACGGGACGCTGACTTTCCCGTCCTTTGCCGATGCCTTCCACTACGAAGCCGTCATCCACGCCATTGCCCAGGCTGCGGAAAGCGGGGCGCGCGTTCGCCCGGAGGCGGCCTGA
- a CDS encoding DsbA family protein: MPDITKRTLLRGLAIGGAGAATLSFVPAHAQELPKSQGNIDMEEALKPGPLPEIALGDENAPVKIIEYLSLTCPHCARFQEDTFPAIKENFIDTGKVYYIFREFPFDPRAMAAVMLARCAPGDNYVPFVDMMLQQQRTWATAEDGSAAMLQMAKLAGFTQESFQACLTDQKLLDEINAVRERATDDFGVNATPTFLINGKKYSGEMSVDIMSALINSML; encoded by the coding sequence ATGCCTGATATCACCAAACGCACCCTCCTGCGCGGCCTTGCCATTGGCGGAGCGGGCGCTGCCACGCTTTCCTTCGTTCCCGCGCATGCGCAGGAGCTGCCCAAGAGCCAGGGCAATATCGACATGGAAGAGGCGCTGAAGCCGGGGCCGCTTCCCGAGATCGCACTTGGCGACGAAAACGCGCCGGTCAAGATCATCGAATATTTGTCGCTTACCTGCCCGCATTGCGCCCGTTTCCAGGAAGACACTTTCCCGGCGATCAAGGAAAACTTCATCGACACCGGCAAGGTCTATTACATCTTCCGCGAGTTCCCGTTCGATCCGCGCGCCATGGCCGCCGTTATGCTGGCCCGCTGCGCCCCGGGCGACAACTATGTTCCGTTTGTCGACATGATGCTCCAGCAGCAGCGCACTTGGGCAACGGCCGAGGATGGCAGCGCCGCAATGCTTCAGATGGCGAAACTGGCCGGTTTTACACAGGAAAGCTTCCAGGCTTGCTTGACGGACCAGAAACTGCTCGATGAGATAAATGCGGTCAGGGAACGGGCGACGGACGATTTCGGGGTGAATGCCACGCCGACCTTCCTGATCAACGGAAAGAAGTATTCGGGGG
- a CDS encoding MurR/RpiR family transcriptional regulator: MPQNAAPETIDDFFERLGARLPDLPKRLKQCGDFIAANPDRVAVSTVAELSADAGVQPSAFMRFCQELGFSGFSEMQKLFRTDYSRKWPDYGTRIQTLKDHGSGSPAALLAEFVDVGRTSLENLLTSVDAASLEEAVKTLAGARTIHLAGFRRAFPVTSYLAYAFEKMDIPAVLHSGLADVSLTHTIGPEDAVIAVTFAPYSEKTITLADVGAAQGAKLVAITDFITSPLTRLGAIPLYVAELDVGAFRALSASLSLAIALAVAVGSARESLKMEKKY; this comes from the coding sequence ATGCCGCAGAACGCCGCGCCCGAAACGATCGACGACTTCTTCGAGCGCCTCGGCGCACGCCTTCCGGACCTGCCGAAACGGCTGAAGCAGTGCGGCGATTTCATTGCGGCCAATCCGGACCGGGTGGCAGTGTCGACGGTAGCGGAGCTCTCCGCCGATGCCGGCGTGCAGCCGTCCGCCTTCATGCGCTTCTGTCAGGAACTCGGCTTTTCCGGATTCTCGGAGATGCAGAAGCTGTTCCGCACCGACTATTCGCGCAAATGGCCGGATTACGGCACCCGCATCCAGACGCTGAAGGACCATGGCAGCGGCTCGCCGGCCGCCCTTCTTGCCGAATTCGTCGATGTCGGTCGGACTTCGCTCGAAAACCTGCTGACTTCGGTGGACGCCGCCTCGCTCGAGGAGGCCGTCAAGACGCTGGCCGGGGCACGCACCATCCATCTCGCCGGCTTCCGCCGTGCCTTTCCGGTGACCTCCTACCTCGCCTACGCCTTCGAGAAGATGGACATTCCGGCCGTCCTCCACAGCGGCCTTGCCGATGTCAGCCTCACCCACACCATCGGCCCGGAAGACGCCGTCATCGCCGTCACCTTCGCGCCCTACAGCGAAAAGACGATCACGCTTGCCGATGTCGGCGCCGCCCAGGGCGCGAAGCTGGTCGCCATCACCGACTTTATCACAAGCCCGCTGACGCGGCTCGGCGCCATCCCGCTTTATGTGGCCGAACTCGATGTCGGTGCCTTCCGTGCACTGTCGGCCAGCCTTTCACTCGCCATCGCGCTGGCAGTCGCGGTCGGCTCGGCACGTGAAAGCCTCAAAATGGAAAAAAAATATTGA
- the iolG gene encoding inositol 2-dehydrogenase translates to MTIQIALLGAGRIGKVHARAIAATPGVALAAVADAMPEAAEAISAAYGAPALSIDQIEADDSIAAVIICTPTPTHADLIERFVKAKKAVFCEKPIDLSVERVRACLDVVRAENGTLMLGFNRRFDPHFRAVRKAIDDGAIGDVEMVQIVSRDPAPPPPAYVMASGGIFRDMTIHDFDMARFLLGEEIDSVMASASSLVDPEIGKAGDYDSASIILTTASGRQCSISNSRRATFGYDQRIEVLGSLGSVAAENQRPVSIEIANAKGFQRPPLYDFFMTRYVEAYAAEIAAFAAALQDGVPASPGGDDGLKALVIAEAALKSVREGRRVAISEI, encoded by the coding sequence ATGACAATTCAGATCGCGCTTCTCGGCGCGGGCCGTATCGGCAAGGTCCATGCACGCGCAATTGCGGCCACGCCCGGCGTGGCGCTTGCCGCCGTCGCCGACGCCATGCCCGAAGCGGCAGAGGCCATTTCCGCAGCATATGGCGCACCGGCGCTGAGCATCGATCAGATCGAGGCGGATGATTCGATCGCTGCCGTAATTATCTGCACGCCGACACCCACGCATGCCGACCTTATCGAGCGTTTTGTGAAGGCGAAGAAAGCGGTGTTCTGCGAAAAGCCGATCGACCTTTCGGTTGAGCGCGTGCGCGCCTGCCTCGATGTCGTGCGGGCTGAAAACGGCACGCTGATGCTTGGCTTCAACCGCCGTTTCGATCCGCATTTCCGCGCCGTGCGCAAGGCGATCGACGATGGCGCGATCGGCGATGTCGAGATGGTGCAGATCGTCTCGCGCGATCCCGCTCCGCCGCCGCCGGCCTATGTCATGGCTTCCGGCGGCATCTTCCGCGACATGACCATCCACGATTTCGACATGGCCCGCTTCCTGCTTGGCGAGGAGATCGACAGCGTGATGGCGAGTGCTTCGAGCCTTGTCGATCCCGAGATCGGCAAGGCGGGGGATTATGATAGCGCCTCGATCATCCTGACCACGGCATCCGGCCGGCAGTGCTCTATCTCGAATTCGCGCCGCGCCACCTTCGGCTATGATCAGCGCATCGAGGTTTTGGGTTCGCTCGGCTCCGTTGCCGCCGAAAACCAGCGGCCGGTCTCCATCGAGATCGCCAATGCAAAAGGCTTCCAGCGCCCGCCGCTCTACGACTTCTTCATGACCCGCTATGTCGAAGCTTATGCCGCCGAAATAGCGGCCTTTGCCGCAGCGCTTCAGGATGGCGTTCCGGCGTCGCCCGGTGGTGATGACGGGCTGAAGGCGCTGGTGATCGCCGAGGCAGCGCTGAAATCGGTCCGCGAAGGTCGCCGTGTCGCGATCTCGGAAATCTGA